The Anaerolineae bacterium genomic sequence GCTATGTTCATCGGCGAGTTGTCTCTGGACGGTAGCCTGCGGCACGTGAACGGCATTCTGCCCATGGCTACCGTCGCCCGCGCCCGGGGCTACAAGCGCCTGTTCGTGCCCGAGGTGGACGCGCCCGAGGCTGCCCTGGCGGACGGGCTCGAGGTCTACGGACTTCCCGACCTGATGAGCTTGCTCGGGCACCTACAGGGAGAGTTACGCCTAAAGCCTACTGTGGCCAGGCCGGACCTGGACGTAGAGCAGCCCGGCCTGACTGACATGGCCGAGATTGCCGGCCAGGAGCACGCCAAGCGTGCTCTAGAGGTAGCCGCCGCCGGAGGTCACAATGTGTTAATGAGCGGGCCTCCCGGAGCCGGCAAGACCTTGCTGGCCCGCTCCGTTCCCGGCATCCTGCCGCGATTGACGCTGGATGAGGCCCTGGACGTCACCCGCATCTACAGCGTGGCCGGCCTGCTCCCCGAGGGAGAGCCCCTGGTGCGGCAGCGCCCGTTCCGCTCCCCTCACCACACCATCAGCCACGCCGGGCTGGTGGGAGGTGGGAGCGTACCCCGGCCCGGGGAGATCAGCCTGGCTCATCGAGGTGTGCTCTTCCTGGACGAGCTGCCCGAGTACGACCACCGCAGCCTCGAGACCCTGCGTCAGCCCTTGGAAGATCACCACGTCACCATTTCCCGCGCCCGTGGGGCCATCACCTTCCCCTGCAACTTCATCCTCATCGGGGCCATGAACCCGTGCCCCTGTGGCTACCGGGGCGACCCCTATCACGAGTGCACCTGCTCCTCCGGCGCCATCGCCCGCTACCAGCAGCGTCTCTCCGGCCCTCTCCTGGACCGCTTCGACCTCCACGTGGAGGTCCCTCACGTCGAATACGACAAGCTCTCCGGCCACCAGAGAGGAGAGCCCTCCAGCGCCATCCGGGAGCGGGTGGAGGCGGCCCGAGCCCGACAGCGGGAGCGTTTCGCCGGCACCCCCCTCATCACCAACTCCGAGATGGGCCCGGCCGAGGTGCGCCAGTTCTGCCCCTTGGACCGGGAGTGCTCTTCGCTCATGCGGGCGGCCATGCAGCAATTGCGCCTGAGCGCCAGGGCGTACCATCGGGTGCTCAAGCTCGCCCGCACCATCGCCGACCTGGCCGGCAGCCAGGCGATCGCCACCGTCCACCTGGCCGAGGCGCTGCAGTACCGACAGAGAGGCGGAGCCTGAGAGCTGCA encodes the following:
- a CDS encoding YifB family Mg chelatase-like AAA ATPase; the encoded protein is MLAKVASCALVGLEGEVIEVEIDASLRGLPSLNIVGLPDAAVQEARERVRSALLNSGLRMPRGRVLLNLAPADLRKEGPSYDLPIAVALLLGSQQLLADISDAMFIGELSLDGSLRHVNGILPMATVARARGYKRLFVPEVDAPEAALADGLEVYGLPDLMSLLGHLQGELRLKPTVARPDLDVEQPGLTDMAEIAGQEHAKRALEVAAAGGHNVLMSGPPGAGKTLLARSVPGILPRLTLDEALDVTRIYSVAGLLPEGEPLVRQRPFRSPHHTISHAGLVGGGSVPRPGEISLAHRGVLFLDELPEYDHRSLETLRQPLEDHHVTISRARGAITFPCNFILIGAMNPCPCGYRGDPYHECTCSSGAIARYQQRLSGPLLDRFDLHVEVPHVEYDKLSGHQRGEPSSAIRERVEAARARQRERFAGTPLITNSEMGPAEVRQFCPLDRECSSLMRAAMQQLRLSARAYHRVLKLARTIADLAGSQAIATVHLAEALQYRQRGGA